The sequence ACCTGTAGGAGCGGACCTTGTCCGCGATTTCGCACGTCTGGCGCGCTCCTGCACATGGCTCCGGTGCCGAGATGTTTCGCGGATGAGATCCGCTCCTACGGAGGAAACACCCCACCCGTAGGAGCGGCCCATGGCCGCGATTCGCGCGCATGGCGCGCTCCTACAAGGCACCGCAGTTTTACGCCGGTCGGGTCCCGGCCATGCGCGCGGTAATGGCTGCAGCAGCCTCCTTGAGCAGTTCCGCCGCGCGGCCCTGGGTCTCGGCGCGGAAGGCGCTGGCCGCGCCCACTACCGTCACCACGCCTGCGAGCTGTTCGCCCACGGCGAATACCGGCGCCGACAGCGCGTTCACGCCCGGCATCAGCAGGCCATGCACATGGTGCAGGCCGGTCGCGCGGATCTCGGTCGTCTGCTTGTGCAGTTCGTCGTCGTCCAGTGCGCCGGGCATGCCTGCCTCCTCCGCACGCAACGGCGCGGTTTCGCCGTCCGGTAGGTAGGCGTTGAACACCAGGCCGGTGGACGAACCCAGCAGCGGCAGCACCGAGCCCACGCGGGTGACGAGGGTCACGGCGCGCAGCGGCTGTTCGACCTGGACCACGGTCGGCCCCTTGTTACCCCACACGGCGAGGAAGCAGGTTTCGTTGAGTTCATCGCGCAGCGCGCTCAGGTGTGGCGTAGCGGCACGCACCACGTCGAGCCGACCGATGGCGGCGAGGCCAACGAACAGCGCCTCCGGGCCGAGCGCGTAGTGGTTGGTGGCCGCGTCCTGCTCGGCGAAGCCGCTGGCGATCAGCGCCTGCAGGTAGCGGTGGACCTTGGCCGCGGGCATGCCGACGTGCTCGGCCAGGCGCGACAGCGAGGTCGCCGGGGCCAGGTCGGCGAGGCCCTTGAGTATGTCCGTGCCGACTTCGGCGGCCTGAACTTTCTGGCGTTTCGGCGCGTCGCCGGTGTCCCTGGAGATGGCCATGCAATCACTCGGTAGGCAATGGAGGCGCTGTTATAGCTTGACCCCTTTCCCGGTTCAAATTACGTTATTCGTAATTCGATTACAAAAACAACGAGGTCGCCATGCCCGTCGAATCCCTCACCTACCTGCCCGGCTTCAACAACCAGTTCAGCAGCGAGGCCATTCCCGGCGCCCTGCCCCACGGGCAGAACTCGCCGCAGCGGGTGCCTTTCGGCCTCTATGCCGAGCAACTCTCCGGCACCGCCTTCACCGTGCCGCGCAGCGAGGCCCGGCGCACCTGGCTGTACCGCATCCGCCCGTCCGCCGCGCACCCGCGCTTCGAGCGCCTGGCGCGGCAGATCCCCGGCCGCGAGATCGGCCCGGTGAACCCCAACCGCCTGCGCTGGAACCCGCATGAAGTGCCGGCCGAGCCCACCGACTTCCTCGACGGCCTGCTGACCCTCGCCGCCACCGCCGATGCCGAGCAGGCCAGCGGCGTCAGCGTGCACCTGTACCGCGCCAACCGTTCGATGGACCGGGTGTTCTTCGACGCCGACGGCGAGCTGCTGATCGTCCCGCAACAAGGCCGCCTGCGCCTGGCCACCGAACTCGGGCTGCTCAACATCGAGCCCCTGGAAATCGCGGTAATCCCGCGCGGCATGAAGTTCCGCGTCAAACTGCTCGACGCCACGGCCAGCGGCTACATCTGCGAGAACCACGGCGCCGCGCTGCGCATCCCCGACCTCGGCCCGATCGGCAGCAACGGCCTGGCCAACCCGCGCGACTTCCTCGCCCCGGTGGCGCACTACGAAGACATCGACGCCCCCGTGCAGCTGGTGCAGAAGTTCCTCGGCGAGCTCTGGGCCTGCGAACTGGACCACTCGCCGCTGGACGTAGTGGCCTGGCACGGCAACCACGTGCCCTACAAGTACGACCTGCGCCTGTTCAACACGATCGGCACGGTCAGCTACGACCACCCGGACCCGTCGATCTTCACCGTGCTGACCTCGCCCAGCGACACCCACGGCATGGCCAACGTCGACTTCGTGATCTTCCCGCCGCGCTGGATGGTTGCCGAGAAGACCTTCCGTCCGCCGTGGTTCCACCGCAACCTGATGAACGAATTCATGGGCCTGCTGCTCGGCGCCTACGACGCCAAGGCCGACGGCTTCGCCCCGGGCGGCGCCTCGCTGCACAACTGCATGAGCGCCCACGGCCCGGACAACGCCAGCACCGTGCAGGCCATCGCCGTCGAGCTCGCGCCGCACAAGATCGAAAACACCATGGCCTTCATGTTCGAGACCGGCCGCGTGCTCCGCCCGAGCCGCTACGCTCTCGAGAGCCCGCAACTGCAGCGCGACTACGACGCCTGCTGGAGCGGCATGGCCAAGACCTTCCAGAGGAACTGATCGACATGACCCAGGCAGACACCCGCAAGAGCTGGATCGCCTCCGCCAACGGCCACCCCGACTTCCCCCTGCAGAACCTGCCGCTGGGCGTGTTCAGCACGGCCGGCGGCACGCCGCGCGGCGGCGTGGCCATCGGCGAGCACATCTTCGACCTCAAGGTGGCAGCCGATGCCGGCTTGTTCACTGGAGAAGCCAAGCACGCCGCCGCAGCCGCCAGCGGCGCCAGCCTCAACGCCTTCTTCGCCCTGGGCGCCGGCCCCCGCCGCGCCTTGCGCGAACAGCTGCAGGCGATGCTCGCCGAAGGCAGCGAGCACCAGGTCGCGCTGGAAGTGATGGGCGACTCGCTGCTGCCGCTGCAGATCGACTGCCAGCTGCAGCTGCCGGCGCAGGTGGGCGACTACACCGACTTCTACGTCGGCATCCACCACGCCAACAACGTCGGCCGGCTGTTCCGCCCGGACAACCCGCTGCTGCCCAACTACAAGCACGTGCCCATCGGCTACCACGGCCGCGCCTCCACCGTGGTCGCCTCCGGCTGCGAAGTGCGCCGTCCCAACGGCCAGACCCTGGCGCCGGGCGCCGAGGCGCCGAGCTTCGGCCCGAGCAAGCGGCTGGACTACGAGCTGGAGCTGGGCATCTGGATCGGCCAGGGCAACGCCATGGGCGACGCCATCGCCATCGGTGCGGCCGAGCAGCACGTGGCCGGCTACTGCCTGCTCAACGACTGGTCGGCGCGCGACGTGCAGGCCTGGGAATACCAGCCGCTCGGCCCCTTCCTGGCGAAGAACTTCGCCACCAGCGTATCGCCCTGGGTGGTCACCGCCGAAGCCCTCGCACCCTTCCGCAAGGCCCAGCCGGCGCGCCCGGAAGGCGACCCCCAGCCGCTGCCCTACCTGATGGACGCCAACGACCAGGCCCACGGCGCCTTCGACATCCAGCTGGAAGTGCTGCTGCTGACCCCGGCCATGCGCAAGCACGGCAGCGCGCCCGTGCGCCTGGCGCTGAGCAACACGCAGAACATGTACTGGACGGTGGCGCAGATGGTCGCGCACCACAGCGTCGGCGGCTGCAAGCTGCAACCGGGCGACCTGTTCGGCTCCGGCACCCTCTCCGGCCCGCAACCGGATGCGTTCGGCAGCCTGCTGGAGAGCACCTTCGGCGGCAAGCAGCCGATCGAGCTGCCCGGCGGCGAACAGCGCACCTTCCTGCAGGACGGCGACGAAGTGATCTTCCGCGCCTGGTGCGAGCGCGAAGGTTATCCGCGCATCGGCTTCGGCGAATGCCGTGGAGTCATCCTGCCGGCGCGTTGAAGCTCTGCCCGGCATTGCTTTTCGTAGGAGCGAGCTTGCTCGCGAACAGCCCCGCTGCGGAGTCGGTTCGCGAGCAAGCTCGCTCCTACAAGAGCATTTCTACCCCGCCGGGGACAGCGTCCCCAAAAGCGAAACCGCCGCCACCGCGGCCACCCCGCACGCCCACTCCAGCAACACGCTGCGCCGCAGCGCCAGCAGGTGGCGTTCACGGAAGGCCAGCGCCACGCGGTTGAGCAGCGCCAGGGCAAGCATGCCCGCCACCAGCAGCAGCTTGAGGGTCAGCACTCGGCCGAAGGTCGAGGTGCGCGGGTCCGGCCATTGCCCGACCAGCGCCCAGACGTTGACCAGCCCGCTCGCCGCTACGCCCGCCACCAGCAGATAACCGACACCGCTGAAGCGTCGCAGTGCCTCGGCATGGGTCGAGTCCGGCGCGCGATACAGCAGTGCCGCGAGCAACAGCAAGCCGCCGAGCCAGGCGCCGGCGCAGAGCAGGTGCAATCCCTGGTTGAACATCAGGCCGATGCCGGCCCAACCATCGAGCATGGCGCCGTGGCCGACCGGGGCAAGGCTCGCCAGCAGCGCGCCGCCAAGCAGCGGACGCAGCGGGTTGTCCGCCGACAGCGGCAGGCACAGCGCGACGAGCAGCGCGGCGTTGGCCGCCAGGTGCCAGGTCCACACCTGGCCGAAGAAGGTTTCCCGCAGCACCAGGCCAAGCGTCGACGGATCGAGCATGGCGGACCAGTCGCCCGCCATGCTCGCTGCCACCAGGCCCAGCCAGGCCAGCCCGCTGAACAGCGCCAGCAAGGCAGCAGGGCGTTGCCAGCCGAGCAGGCGTCCGTCCAGCGCCGCCAGAACGGCGGGCTCCTGGCGACGCAGCACGGCGCGGAACAGCGAGACGCCGAACAGCGTCAGCGCCAAAGTCAGGTGCAGGAAGCGACAGAAGACCAGGGCGTCATCCATGGCGGCTGCGCTCCGCCACGACAGCGAGGATCAAGGTGCGACCTTGAAGCCGTAATGGCCCTCGCTCTTGTGCGTGTCCACCGACACCGCGTGCCACTCCACCGAATAGCCGCCGGCCGGCAGCGGCTGGTCGAAGGTCACCACCAGCACCTTGGCGTTGCCCGCCTCGGTAGCGAGGCCGGCAACCTTGACCGGCTGGCCGTCGGCGCCCTTGACCAAGACCTTGGTGAACTTCGCCTCGACACCTTCGGAGAAGGTCAGGCGCAGCTCCTTGGGCACGCTGGCGGTGCTGTCGGCCGCCGGGACTTCCGTCTTCAGGTGGGCATGGGCGAACACTACCGGAGCATTCAGCACGGCGAGCAGGCTGAGGGTGGCGAGCAGGGAGGATTTGCGCATGACGGGGCCTCGGCAGGAAAAAGTCGGCCGCGAGCTTACCAGCCCAGGTGCGCTCCGGGCATTCGTAGGATGGCGTTGAGCGAAGCGAAACCCATGCGGACCGAAGGTGGGTGCTCTGCAGTTCCCCCCCGTCACAGCATGGGGTTCGCAGGCTCCCCCCATCCTACGTTCCCCTCCGTCATCCCCGCGAACGCGGGGACCCAGCCCTTCAGCCCTGCAGGCGTTGAACGTCACCCGGATCGATGGAAGCGCCGGCGCCCAGCTCCTCGCGCTGCTTCGCCAGGCGCGCGCCTTCCTGGGCGGTCAGGGCGAAGAGTTTCTCCGCGTCGGCCTGGCGCAGCTGCAGCGCCAGCTTCTCCATGCCTTCGGCGACCACGATGTCGTGCTGCCGCGCGGCGAGGCCGGCGAGGATGGTCTGCGCGGCGACCGCCGGGTCGATGCCGTTGTCGATGTTGGTGTCGGAGCGGCCGCGCTGCGAGCCGTTGCCCTCCAGCGAGTTCTGTGCAATGGCGGTGCGCACCGAGCCCGGCAGGATCACGCTGACGCCGATGCCGTAGGCCGCCTCCACTTCCGCGCGCAGCGCCTCGAAGTAGCCAACCACCGCATGCTTGGCGCCGCAGTAGCCGGTGCGCAGCGGCGCGCCGACCTTGCCGGCCACCGAGCTGACCACCGCGAGCTGGCCACCGCCCTGCTCCACCAGGCGCGGCAGCAGCGCCTGGGTCAGGGCCACGGGCGCGAGGTAATCGACTTCCATCAGCTGGCGATAGACCGCGAGATCGGTGTCCAGCGCCAGGCTGCGCTGGCTCACGCCGGCGTTGTTCACCAGCAGGTCGATGCGCCCGCGCCAGGCCCAGGCCTGCTCGACCAGCGCCGGCAGGCGCGCATAGTCGGTGCTCTCGAAGGGCAGCACGAAAGTGCGCTGCGGGGCACGCTCGGCGAGGGCCTGCAGGGCCTCGACGCGACGACCGGAGAGGATCACCTCGGCCCCCTGTTCCAGCAGCGCCAGTGCCAACGCCTCGCCGATACCCGACGAAGCCCCGGTGATCCAGACAACCTTGGCGGCATGACTCATCTTGTTGTTCTCCTAGGCCGGGCGGGCACACGGGCGGCCCGCGGTGTCACGCAGGCTAGGCCGGCATGCCGCGCGAAACTGCCTGAAACCCGACAATTGCGTCGCCCTTGCGCCGCTCGGGCGAGGCGGTCAAAGTGCTGCGATTCCCTGCCCGATCCCGCCCCTCCCATGAGCGATCTCGACCCGCTGCTGCAGCAACTCTGCGCCAATTCCTGGTTCGCCGGCCTGTCCCCGGCCGTGCGCCAGACGCTGGCCAGCGAGGGCCACCGGCAGCGCCTGCACGCCGGCGAATACGTGTTCCGCCAGGGCGACCGCGGCGGGCATTTCCTCACCCTGCTGCGCGGTTCGCTGAAGGCCTCGACCCTGCGCGAGGACGGCAAGGAAGCGATACTCGCCGTGCTCGAACCGGGCCACTGGTTCGGCGAGGCCTCCATGCTCGACGGCCTGCCGCGCAGCCACGACGTGATGGCCACGCGCGACAGCGA is a genomic window of Pseudomonas knackmussii B13 containing:
- the hmgA gene encoding homogentisate 1,2-dioxygenase, whose amino-acid sequence is MPVESLTYLPGFNNQFSSEAIPGALPHGQNSPQRVPFGLYAEQLSGTAFTVPRSEARRTWLYRIRPSAAHPRFERLARQIPGREIGPVNPNRLRWNPHEVPAEPTDFLDGLLTLAATADAEQASGVSVHLYRANRSMDRVFFDADGELLIVPQQGRLRLATELGLLNIEPLEIAVIPRGMKFRVKLLDATASGYICENHGAALRIPDLGPIGSNGLANPRDFLAPVAHYEDIDAPVQLVQKFLGELWACELDHSPLDVVAWHGNHVPYKYDLRLFNTIGTVSYDHPDPSIFTVLTSPSDTHGMANVDFVIFPPRWMVAEKTFRPPWFHRNLMNEFMGLLLGAYDAKADGFAPGGASLHNCMSAHGPDNASTVQAIAVELAPHKIENTMAFMFETGRVLRPSRYALESPQLQRDYDACWSGMAKTFQRN
- a CDS encoding SDR family NAD(P)-dependent oxidoreductase: MSHAAKVVWITGASSGIGEALALALLEQGAEVILSGRRVEALQALAERAPQRTFVLPFESTDYARLPALVEQAWAWRGRIDLLVNNAGVSQRSLALDTDLAVYRQLMEVDYLAPVALTQALLPRLVEQGGGQLAVVSSVAGKVGAPLRTGYCGAKHAVVGYFEALRAEVEAAYGIGVSVILPGSVRTAIAQNSLEGNGSQRGRSDTNIDNGIDPAVAAQTILAGLAARQHDIVVAEGMEKLALQLRQADAEKLFALTAQEGARLAKQREELGAGASIDPGDVQRLQG
- the fahA gene encoding fumarylacetoacetase; this translates as MTQADTRKSWIASANGHPDFPLQNLPLGVFSTAGGTPRGGVAIGEHIFDLKVAADAGLFTGEAKHAAAAASGASLNAFFALGAGPRRALREQLQAMLAEGSEHQVALEVMGDSLLPLQIDCQLQLPAQVGDYTDFYVGIHHANNVGRLFRPDNPLLPNYKHVPIGYHGRASTVVASGCEVRRPNGQTLAPGAEAPSFGPSKRLDYELELGIWIGQGNAMGDAIAIGAAEQHVAGYCLLNDWSARDVQAWEYQPLGPFLAKNFATSVSPWVVTAEALAPFRKAQPARPEGDPQPLPYLMDANDQAHGAFDIQLEVLLLTPAMRKHGSAPVRLALSNTQNMYWTVAQMVAHHSVGGCKLQPGDLFGSGTLSGPQPDAFGSLLESTFGGKQPIELPGGEQRTFLQDGDEVIFRAWCEREGYPRIGFGECRGVILPAR
- the copD gene encoding copper homeostasis membrane protein CopD — protein: MDDALVFCRFLHLTLALTLFGVSLFRAVLRRQEPAVLAALDGRLLGWQRPAALLALFSGLAWLGLVAASMAGDWSAMLDPSTLGLVLRETFFGQVWTWHLAANAALLVALCLPLSADNPLRPLLGGALLASLAPVGHGAMLDGWAGIGLMFNQGLHLLCAGAWLGGLLLLAALLYRAPDSTHAEALRRFSGVGYLLVAGVAASGLVNVWALVGQWPDPRTSTFGRVLTLKLLLVAGMLALALLNRVALAFRERHLLALRRSVLLEWACGVAAVAAVSLLGTLSPAG
- the copC gene encoding copper homeostasis periplasmic binding protein CopC codes for the protein MRKSSLLATLSLLAVLNAPVVFAHAHLKTEVPAADSTASVPKELRLTFSEGVEAKFTKVLVKGADGQPVKVAGLATEAGNAKVLVVTFDQPLPAGGYSVEWHAVSVDTHKSEGHYGFKVAP
- a CDS encoding IclR family transcriptional regulator, with protein sequence MAISRDTGDAPKRQKVQAAEVGTDILKGLADLAPATSLSRLAEHVGMPAAKVHRYLQALIASGFAEQDAATNHYALGPEALFVGLAAIGRLDVVRAATPHLSALRDELNETCFLAVWGNKGPTVVQVEQPLRAVTLVTRVGSVLPLLGSSTGLVFNAYLPDGETAPLRAEEAGMPGALDDDELHKQTTEIRATGLHHVHGLLMPGVNALSAPVFAVGEQLAGVVTVVGAASAFRAETQGRAAELLKEAAAAITARMAGTRPA